The proteins below are encoded in one region of Candidatus Rhodoblastus alkanivorans:
- a CDS encoding ParB N-terminal domain-containing protein, with protein MSDKGFVELERQIDSIVVGERHRRHPGDLTKLTESLTRVGLLQPVTITPDGYLICGYRRLAAAKELGWQTLRVWVRSG; from the coding sequence GTGTCTGACAAGGGGTTCGTCGAGCTCGAACGACAGATCGACTCGATCGTCGTCGGTGAGCGTCACCGTCGGCATCCCGGTGACCTGACCAAGCTGACGGAATCGCTCACCCGCGTCGGCCTTCTTCAACCGGTCACCATCACCCCGGACGGCTATCTCATCTGTGGCTACCGTCGCTTGGCGGCCGCCAAGGAGCTCGGCTGGCAGACCCTGCGCGTCTGGGTGCGCTCGGGCAT